One part of the Stigmatopora argus isolate UIUO_Sarg chromosome 8, RoL_Sarg_1.0, whole genome shotgun sequence genome encodes these proteins:
- the rad54l gene encoding DNA repair and recombination protein RAD54-like yields MRRSLAPSQVAKRKHGEEEEWSCTAAQKRSKGEQSIPPSPFRKPLTQLNVRPANPDGDKHEEFIRRILSKPFKVPIPNYTGPLGIRTLGLKRAGVRRALHDPFAEDALVLFEPESLGAHEQLKIDKDKIPVHVVVDPVLCKVLRPHQREGVKFLWECVTGRRLPGSFGCIMADEMGLGKTLQCIALTWTLLRQSADAKPEIDKAMVVAPSSLVRNWYGEVSKWLGGRVAPVAIDGGSKEHIDRQLVNFISQRGLRVPTPILIISYETFRLHAQVLHKGQVGLIICDEGHRLKNADNQTYQALNAMRAQRRVLISGTPIQNDLLEYFSLVHFVNAGILGTAQEFKKRFELPILKGRDADASDGDRRAGEEKLKELIGIVNRCLIRRTSDILSKYLPVKIEQVVCCKLTPLQAELYKRFLKQAKPVEALQGGKTAVSSLSSITSLKKLCNHPALVYDKCLRGEEGFRGALDLFPAGYSAKSVEPQLSGKMSVLDLILAVTRARGDDKVVLVSNYTQTLDLFEKLCHARKYPYVRLDGTMSIKKRAKVVQRFNSPDSLDFIFMLSSKAGGCGLNLIGANRLVMFDPDWNPANDEQAMARVWRDGQKKTCYVYRLLATGTIEEKILQRQAHKKALSSCVVDEEQDVERHFSLGELRELFALNQDTASDTHDKFRCRRCVNGIQARAPAPEADCTGDLSQWHHSWDKKGLRDQVLKACWDTGASSAVSFVFHQRSHEDGGPAP; encoded by the exons GCGCAAAAACGAAGCAAAGGGGAGCAAAGCATTCCCCCGTCCCCGTTCCGGAAGCCTCTGACGCAGCTCAACGTCCGCCCTGCCAACCCTGACGGCGACAAACAC GAGGAATTTATCCGTCGGATTCTCTCCAAGCCGTTTAAGGTACCCATCCCCAATTACACGG GCCCACTGGGGATTCGAACGCTGGGCCTGAAGCGTGCCGGGGTGAGGCGGGCGCTCCACGACCCCTTCGCCGAGGACGCCTTGGTTCTGTTCGAGCCCGAGTCGCTGGGCGCCCACGAGCAGCTCAAAATAGACAA GGACAAAATTCCCGTCCACGTGGTGGTGGATCCCGTCTTGTGCAAAGTACTCCGACCTCATCAGAGAGAG GGCGTGAAGTTCCTGTGGGAATGCGTGACGGGGCGTCGCCTCCCGGGCTCCTTCGGCTGCATCATGGCCGACGAGATGGGCCTGGGCAAGACGCTGCAGTGCATCGCCCTGACGTGGACGCTCCTGCGCCAGAGCGCCGACGCCAAGCCCGAGATCGACAAGGCCATGGTGGTGGCGCCCTCCAGTCTGGTGCGCAACTGGTACGGCGAGGTGTCCAAGTGGCTGGGGGGCCGCGTGGCCCCCGTGGCCATCGACGGAGGCTCCAAGGAACACATCGACCGCCAGCTCG TGAATTTCATCTCCCAGCGAGGCCTTCGCGTCCCCACGCCCATCCTCATCATCTCCTACGAGACCTTCCGGCTGCACGCCCAGGTTCTGCACAAAGGCCAAGTGGGACTCATCATCTGCGACGAG GGTCACCGGCTGAAGAACGCCGACAACCAGACATACCAGGCGCTCAACGCCATGCGCGCCCAGAGGAGGGTGCTGATATCGGGCACGCCCATCCAGAACGACCTGCTGGAGTACTTCAGCCTGGTGCACTTTGTCAACGCCGGCATTCTGG GCACGGCGCAGGAGTTCAAGAAGCGCTTCGAGCTGCCCATCCTGAAGGGCCGCGATGCCGACGCCAGCGACGGGGATCGACGGGCGGGAGAGGAAAAACTCAAGGAGCTCATCGGGATCGTCAACAG GTGTTTAATCAGGAGAACGTCCGACATCCTGTCCAAGTATCTGCCCGTCAAGATCGAGCAGGTGGTCTGTTGCAA GCTGACGCCGCTGCAGGCGGAGCTCTACAAGCGCTTCCTGAAGCAGGCCAAGCCCGTGGAGGCGCTGCAGGGCGGCAAGACGGCCGTCTCCTCGCTCTCGTCCATCACCTCGCTCAAGAAGCTCTGCAACC ATCCCGCCCTGGTCTACGACAAGTGCCTTCGAGGCGAGGAGGGCTTCCGGGGCGCCCTGGATCTTTTCCCGGCCGGCTACTCCGCGAAAAGCGTGGAGCCTCAGCTTTCGG GCAAAATGTCGGTGTTGGACCTGATCCTGGCCGTGACCCGGGCCCGCGGCGACGACAAGGTGGTGCTGGTGTCCAACTACACGCAAACGCTGGATCTCTTTGAGAAGCTGTGCCACGCCAGAAAGTACCCGTACGTGCGCCTGGACGGTACCATGTCCATCAAGAAGAGGGCAAAGGTCGTCCAGCGCTTCAACAGTCCTGAC AGCCTGGACTTCATCTTCATGCTGAGCAGCAAGGCGGGCGGCTGCGGCCTCAACCTGATCGGCGCCAACCGCCTGGTGATGTTCGACCCCGACTGGAACCCGGCCAACGACGAGCAGGCCATGGCGCGGGTGTGGCGAGACGGACAGAAGAAGACCTGCTACGTCTACAGGCTCTTGGCG ACGGGCACCATCGAGGAGAAGATCCTGCAGCGGCAGGCGCACAAGAAGGCCCTGAGCAGCTGCGTGGTGGACGAAGAGCAGGACGTGGAGCGACACTTTTCGCTGGGGGAACTGCGAGAACTCTTTGCGCTCAACCAGGACACGGCCAGCGACACCCACGACAA GTTCCGCTGCCGGCGCTGCGTCAACGGCATCCAGGCGCGGGCGCCGGCCCCCGAGGCCGACTGCACCGGCGACCTGTCCCAGTGGCACCACTCCTGGGACAAAAAGGGACTGAGGGACCAAGTGCTCAAGGCATGCTGGGACACGGGCGCCAGCTCCGCCGTCTCTTTCGTCTTCCACCAGCGCTCCCACGAGGACGGCGGGCCCGCCCCCTGA
- the arhgap39 gene encoding rho GTPase-activating protein 39: MAERLEWVEIIEPRTRERMYANLLTGECVWDPPAGVRIKRTGDNQWWELFDPNTSRFYYYNASTQRTVWHRPQGCDIIPLAKLQTLKQHADAHAGGGPGAVDDDGREGSASSSLDREGGRERAAGREQGERTSPFRWNTGTKERMLIKVTEREAPFPSRQGNGYSPCEAAPEAGEGPRERRRSPFPKRGEQQQQQQQQQQQQQRRPSADSQASSPRYGYEGPPLYEEPPSECQTPPIYEEPPVDPSAVYGGVGGGGGSPVRKTSAPVYLSPKQSPYGQLVLTRQKCPEKAQSLEYSPVGKEYVKQLVYVEQSSSSPRFKTAERLLRYGGASSGGPAGGSYGGSYTLQHSQSLIRDPRLLLDYGGEGGQRLLYEDSVSWSSSQSRSLSTSPGGNRKRKSRKPSLPQELARGQFGGTASEAMLAQARLAWEAQRVMKQRSSWDSGQGGDGADDGVEGDGRGGSKDGYESDGAVPPPLPGPVVRAFSEDEALAQSDGHLWKRSTFERLGFPQALLEKSLSMQTSLASPENYLHPSQSEDLGACAQFEASRNARNMMPSASCGVFPEFTLRKPSSETDIENWASKHFNKHTQGLFRRKVSIANMLAWSSEPIKKPMIVTSDRSVKKEAVDIFKLIQTYMGDRRTKVDPVCVALEVVVRGWSNQGLRDELYIQLCRQTTENFRYDSLERGWELMAVCLAFFPPTPRFHSYLEGYIARHTDPLNDTKGVAISTYAKHCYRKLTKAALTGAKKGLQKPCLEEIQHARNAIFSPSMFGSSLEEVMALQRERYPDHQLPWVQTRLSEEVLGLNGDQTEGIFRVPGDIDEVNALKLQVDQWKIPTGLEDPHIPASLLKLWYRELEEPLIPHEFYDECVKNYDNAEAAVQVVLGLPHINKLVLCYLIRFLQVFAQPANVQVTKMDVSNLAMVMAPNCLRCRSDEPRVIFENTRKEMSFIRLLIHALDTSFMDAVL, translated from the exons ATGGCCGAGAG gttgGAGTGGGTGGAGATCATCGAGCCGCGCACCCGCGAGCGCATGTACGCCAACCTGCTGACGGGCGAGTGCGTGTGGGACCCGCCGGCGGGCGTGCGCATCAAGCGCACGGGCGACAACCAGTGGTGGGAGCTGTTCGACCCCAACACCTCGCGCTTCTACTACTACAACGCCTCCACGCAGCGCACCGTCTGGCACCGCCCCCAAGGCTGCGACATCATCCCGCTGGCCAAACTGCAGACGCTCAAGCAGCACGCCGACGCCCACGCCGGAGGGGGCCCCGGCGCCGTCGACGACGACGGCCGGGAGGGGAGCGCCTCGTCCTCGCTGGACCGGGAAGGCGGCCGCGAGCGGGCCGCCGGGAGGGAGCAAGGCGAGCG GACGTCCCCGTTCCGGTGGAACACGGGCACCAAGGAGCGCATGCTGATCAAGGTGACGGAGCGGGAAGCGCCCTTCCCGTCCCGACAGGGCAACGGCTACTCCCCGTGCGAGGCGGCGCCGGAGGCCGGCGAGGGCCCGCGGGAGCGCCGCCGCTCGCCCTTCCCCAAGCGCGgcgagcagcagcagcagcagcagcagcagcagcagcagcagcagcgtcGGCCCTCGGCCGACTCGCAGGCGTCGTCGCCGCGCTACGGCTACGAGGGGCCGCCGCTCTACGAGGAGCCGCCCTCCGAGTGCCAGACGCCGCCCATCTACGAGGAGCCGCCGGTGGACCCGTCGGCGGTCTACGGCGGCGTCGGTGGCGGCGGGGGGTCGCCGGTCCGCAAGACCTCGGCGCCCGTCTACCTCTCCCCCAAGCAGTCCCCCTACGGCCAGCTGGTCCTGACCCGGCAGAAATGTCCGGAGAAGGCCCAGAGTCTGGAGTACAGCCCGGTGGGGAAGGAGTACGTCAAGCAGCTGGTCTACGTGGAGCAGTCTTCGTCCAGCCCCCGCTTCAAGACGGCCGAGCGCCTGCTGCGCTACGGCGGCGCCTCCTCCGGGGGCCCCGCGGGGGGCTCCTACGGGGGCTCCTACACCCTGCAGCACAGCCAGTCCCTGATCCGGGACCCCCGCCTGCTGCTGGACTACGGCGGCGAGGGCGGCCAGAGGCTCCTCTACGAGGACTCGGTCTCCTGGTCGTCGAGCCAGAGCCGCTCCCTGTCCACCTCGCCCGGGGGCAACCGCAAGCGCAAGAGCCGCAAGCCCTCGCTGCCCCAGGAGCTGGCCCGGGGCCAATTCGGGGGCACGGCCTCCGAGGCCATGCTGGCGCAGGCGCGGCTGGCGTGGGAGGCGCAGAGGGTGATGAAGCAGCGCAGCAGCTGGGACTCGGGCCAAGGCGGCGACGGCGCCGACGACGGCGTGGAGGGCGACGGCCGGGGGGGCTCCAAAGACGGCTACGAGAGCGACGGCGCCGTGCCGCCCCCGCTGCCCGGGCCCGTGGTCCGGGCCTTCAGCGAGGACGAGGCCCTGGCGCAGAGCGACGGCCACCTTTGGAAGAGGAGCACCTTCGAGCGGCTGGGTTTCCCGCAGGCCTTGCTGGAGAAGAGCCTCTCCATGCAGACCAGTCTGGCCTCGCCGGAGAACTACCTCCACCCCTCGCAG TCGGAGGACTTGGGCGCCTGCGCCCAGTTCGAGGCCAGCCGCAACGCCAGGAACATGATGCCCAGCGCCAGCTGCGGCGTTTTCCCAGAATTCACCCTGAGGAAGCCGTCCTCCGAGACCGACATCGAGAACTGGGCGTCCAAGCACTTCAACAAACACACGCAG GGTCTTTTCAGGAGGAAGGTGTCCATCGCCAACATGTTGGCGTGGAGCAGCGAGCCCATCAAGAAGCCCATGATCGTCACGTCGGACCGCAGCGTCAAGAAGGAGGCGGTGGACATCTTCAAACTCATCCAGACCTACATGGGGGACCGCCGCACCAAAGTCGACCCCGTCTGCGTGGCCCTGGAG GTGGTGGTGCGCGGTTGGAGCAACCAAGGCCTCCGCGACGAGCTCTACATCCAGCTGTGCCGACAGACCACGGAGAACTTCCGCTACGACAGTCTGGAGCGGGGCTGGGAGCTCATGGCCGTCTGTCTGGCCTTCTTCCCCCCCACGCCGCGCTTCCACAGCTACCTGGAAGGATACATTGCCAGACACACGGACCCCCTCAATGACACTAAAG GCGTGGCAATTAGCACTTATGCTAAACACTGCTACAGGAAGCTAACCAAGGCAGCACTCACGGGAGCcaaaaag GGTCTCCAGAAGCCGTGCCTGGAGGAGATCCAGCATGCCCGCAACGCCATCTTCAGCCCCTCCATGTTCGGCTCTTCCCTGGAGGAGGTCATGGCCCTGCAGAGGGAGCGCTACCCGGACCACCAGCTCCCCTGGGTCCAGACCCGCCTCTCCGAGGAGGTCCTGGGCCTCAACGGGGACCAGACGGAGGGAATCTTCCGGGTGCCAGGGGACATCGACGAGGTCAACGCGCTCAAGCTCCAGGTGGACCAGTGGAAGATCCCCACCGGGCTGGAAGACCCGCACATCCCGG CGTCGCTGCTGAAGCTGTGGTACCGCGAGCTGGAAGAGCCGTTGATCCCGCACGAGTTCTACGACGAGTGCGTGAAAAACTACGACAACGCCGAGGCCGCCGTCCAAGTGGTGCTGGGGCTGCCGCACATCAATAAACTGGTGCTCTGCTACCTCATACGATTCCTGCAG GTGTTTGCGCAACCGGCCAACGTGCAGGTGACCAAGATGGACGTGAGCAACCTGGCCATGGTGATGGCGCCCAACTGCCTGCGCTGCCGCTCGGACGAGCCGCGCGTCATCTTCGAGAACACGCGCAAGGAGATGTCCTTCATCCGCCTCCTCATCCACGCGCTGGACACCAGTTTCATGGACGCCGTCCTATAG
- the LOC144078398 gene encoding calreticulin-like has translation MPFPATVVALLAAFAWSVGGSVYFKEQFLDGDAWKDRWAESEHKTDYGQWELSAGKFFGDAQLDKGLQTSQDMRFYALSARFPPFDNQGKDLVLQFAVRHQQDLDCGGGYVKVFSDKLDQKTMNGQSPFYLMFGPDICGTAHKKVHVILRYKGQEHLIKKHIPCKDDLLSHVYTLVLRPDQTYEVKVDNERVAEGRLEDDWDLLPPKTIPDPLASKPADWDDRPTLDDPNDAKPEDWDQPETIPDPNHRKPREWDVTIDGVWAPRSVLNPDYKGEWTPRQLDNPDYKGPWLHPQIPNPEYRHDGEMGQFHDIGVLGLELWQVKSGSIFDNFFIGDDPEEAEEFARQTWGLAQAGEKKMKEEQDELDRKKWEEEEEDEEEEEELKDHLENVADVDRDHDDKKPWPKNTEL, from the exons ATGCCTTTTCCGGCCACCGTCGTCGCGCTTCTCGCCGCGTTCGCCTGGAGCGTCGGCGGCAGTGTTTACTTCAAGGAGCAGTTCCTCGATGGAG ATGCTTGGAAAGACAGGTGGGCGGAGTCAGAGCACAAGACGGATTACGGCCAATGGGAGCTCAGCGCCGGAAAGTTCTTCGGGGACGCCCAATTGGATAAAG gctTGCAGACGAGCCAGGATATGCGTTTCTACGCCCTGTCGGCACGATTCCCGCCGTTCGACAACCAGGGCAAAGATCTGGTGCTCCAGTTCGCCGTCAGGCACCAGCAGGACCTGGACTGCGGGGGAGGGTACGTCAAGGTCTTCTCCGACAAGCTGGACCAGAAGACCATGAACGGACAATCGCCATTTTACCTCATGTTCG gtcCCGACATTTGCGGCACCGCCCACAAGAAGGTTCACGTCATCCTTCGCTACAAAGGACAAGAACATCTCATCAAAAAACATATTCCCTGCAAG GACGACCTCCTGAGCCACGTGTACACGCTAGTGCTGCGCCCGGACCAAACGTATGAGGTCAAAGTGGACAACGAGCGGGTGGCGGAGGGCCGGCTGGAGGACGACTGGGACCTCCTCCCCCCCAAAACCATCCCCGATCCGCTGGCCAGCAAGCCGGCCGACTGGGACGACCGGCCCACCTTGGACGACCCCAACGACGCCAAGCCCGAG GACTGGGACCAGCCGGAAACCATCCCGGACCCCAACCACCGCAAGCCCCGCGAATGGGACGTGACCATCGACGGCGTGTGGGCGCCTCGCTCCGTCCTTAACCCGGATTACAAG GGCGAGTGGACGCCCCGGCAGCTGGACAACCCCGACTACAAGGGCCCCTGGCTCCACCCCCAGATCCCCAACCCGGAGTACCGTCACGACGGCGAAATGGGGCAATTCCACGACATCGGGGTGCTGGGATTGGAACTGTGGCAG gtcaagtCCGGAAGCATTTTCGACAACTTCTTCATCGGCGACGATCCGGAGGAAGCCGAAGAGTTTGCCCGCCAAACTTGGGGACTCGCGCAG GCTGGCGAGAAGAAGATGAAGGAGGAGCAAGATGAGCTGGACAGGAAGaagtgggaggaggaggaggaggacgaagaggaagaggaggagttgAAGGACCATCTAGAAAATGTTGCTGATGTCGATCGTGACCACGATGACAAGAAACCGTGGCCCAAAAACACGGAACTGTAA